Proteins found in one Salminus brasiliensis chromosome 13, fSalBra1.hap2, whole genome shotgun sequence genomic segment:
- the cd81b gene encoding CD81 molecule b — translation MVLTGCNQCIKYMLFFFNFIFWLAGGVILGIALWLRHDAQTSNLLMLQFEGTQAPGTFYISVYVLIAVGAVMMFVGFLGCYGAIQESQCLLGTFFTCLVILFACEVAAGIWGFINRETISTELISFYDAAYMKAVDPVDSPTRQAAAKVLGVFHDTLECCGKGDDNQLFLSVQASLCPGRPIDPLVSQSCHTKLRDLFTEKLHVIGLAALVIAVIMVFEMIFTMVLCCAVRNAAPAY, via the exons ATGGTTCTGACGGGCTGCAATCAGTGCATTAAATACATGCTCTTTTTCTTCAACTTCATTTTTTGG CTCGCTGGGGGTGTAATTCTGGGAATAGCTCTGTGGCTCCGTCATGATGCTCAGACCAGTAACCTGCTCATGCTACAGTTTGAGGGGACCCAAGCACCAGGAACGTTCTACATCA GTGTGTATGTCCTGATAGCTGTCGGAGCGGTCATGATGTTCGTTGGATTTCTCGGTTGTTATGGAGCCATTCAGGAGTCCCAGTGTCTGCTTGGAACA tttttCACATGTTTAGTGATCTTGTTTGCCTGTGAGGTGGCAGCGGGAATATGGGGTTTCATCAACAGAGAGACG ATCTCCACAGAGCTGATCAGCTTTTATGATGCTGCCTACATGAAAGCTGTGGACCCGGTGGACTCACCCACCAGACAAGCTGCTGCTAAAGTTCTGGGAGTCTTTCATGACACT CTCGAGTGCTGTGGGAAAGGGGATGACAATCAGTTATTCCTGTCCGTTCAGGCCTCTCTCTGTCCTGGAAGACCGATAGACCCACTCGTCTCTCAG AGTTGCCACACGAAGCTGAGGGACCTGTTCACTGAGAAACTCCATGTGATTGGTCTGGCCGCCCTCGTCATCGCCGTCATAATG GTGTTTGAGATGATCTTCACCATGGTTCTGTGCTGTGCGGTCCGTAACGCTGCCCCAGCGtactga
- the c13h11orf58 gene encoding small acidic protein yields the protein MSSSEERCQGTKRPASPNEPGSTQWASADLGTDERKQKFLRLMGAGKKEHTGRLVIGDHKSTSKFRTGAEDQRMNSELEHQYQQGLDGKLSGRNRRHCGLGFSEPEPEPESQSTVEPGASDSPDKTPETHEQEEPERRPSPSRDHEEEEQSKNTDSKEDKKKTFKMAFVKSS from the exons ATGAGCTCTTCAGAGGAACGGTGTCAAGGGACGAAGCGACCCGCGTCTCCAAATGAA CCAGGGTCCACGCAGTGGGCATCAGCAGACCTGGGCACAGACGAAAGGAAGCAGAAGTTTCTGAGGCTGATGGGGGCAGGAAAG AAAGAACACACGGGACGGCTCGTTATTGGAGATCACAAATCAACTTCCAAATTTCGGACCG gtgcaGAGGATCAGAGAATGAACTCTGAGCTGGAACATCAGTACCAACAAGGTTTAGATGGAAAACTTTCTGGCCGTAATAGGAGACACTGTGGCCTGGGATTCAGTGAG CCTGAACCAGAGCCTGAGAGTCAGAGCACAGTCGAACCAGGAGCGTCAGACAGCCCCGACAAGACCCCTGAGACACACGAACAGGAGGAGCCAGAAAGAAGACCTTCACCCAGTAGAGACCACGAAGAAGAGGAACAGTCAAAAAACACAGACTCAAAGGAGGACAAGAAAAAGACTTTTAAGATGGCGTTTGTCAAATCTTCATAA